From the Pongo pygmaeus isolate AG05252 chromosome X, NHGRI_mPonPyg2-v2.0_pri, whole genome shotgun sequence genome, one window contains:
- the FAM47A gene encoding protein FAM47A, which produces MGDQRPQDRPSSPGMDSKPWYCNKRPSKCFAKHKHRRLKFPPMDTQNWVFVKEGMDDFRYGCPSPEDTLVCRRDEFLLPKISLRGPQADPKRAQKKLLKKAALFSKLSPAQLARKEFVEEVEAQLMAKHPLAMYPNLGEDMPPDLLLQVLKQLDPERKLEDAWARCEAQEKTTEVPTEPGKYPCGEFCPRPPETPVSQLRPQLPKTPVSSLRPELPETGVSHLSPEPPKTPVSSLRPEPPETGVSHLHPEPPETGVPHFRPGPPITRRRSSLLRQLLKLDSERKLEDARAPCEGREKTTDEPTEPGKYPCGEFCPRPFETPVSHLRQEPPKTPVSSLRPEPPETRESHLRLEHSKTRRGSSLRSEPSETGVSHLRLVPPKTRRASSLYLEPSETGVSHLSPELPKTEVSHLHPVPPKTGVCHLRLEPPDTSQVSNLLLYMLKVLDSGRTLKDVWDRCEARVKKTEEPTEPDKSPCGEPCLQPPETQVSHPHPEHPKTRRRSSLHPQPPKTRRTSSLRSEPPKTHRRSSLGLEPPKTRRVSSLHPEPPKSPESHQFSEPPKIRASYIKELLQEDTPSTKECVSDSLQYRYTSEKLREFFKWAGDLGADEESIRNLFDFTPKYRATHEDQKVKKVKECSSELKYSMELDEKDEDKFFSQEKYWGRKFHTPSNSYTAQPVKMKYGAWYLKPKLWKKLRSDEPLIDPKLLLKKPDEPDVLDDLYGPIAFKDFILSKGYEMPGILERLFARKGWTYDSVKTPIQRATIFYKYKEIAEASEED; this is translated from the coding sequence ATGGGGGACCAGAGGCCGCAGGACCGGCCGAGTTCCCCGGGCATGGACTCCAAGCCCTGGTACTGTAACAAACGGCCTTCCAAGTGCTTCGCGAAGCACAAGCACAGGCGCCTGAAGTTCCCGCCAATGGACACCCAGAACTGGGTATTCGTGAAGGAGGGCATGGACGACTTCCGCTACGGCTGTCCGTCTCCCGAAGATACGCTCGTTTGTCGCCGTGACGAGTTTTTACTCCCCAAAATATCTCTCAGAGGTCCCCAAGCTGACCCCAAACGCGCGCAGAAAAAGCTGCTTAAGAAAGCGGCCCTGTTTTCCAAGCTCTCTCCAGCCCAGCTAGCACGGAAGGAGTTCGTAGAGGAAGTGGAAGCCCAGCTGATGGCCAAGCATCCCTTGGCCATGTACCCCAATCTAGGAGAAGATATGCCTCCAGATCTCCTACTACAGGTGCTGAAACAGCTGGACCCCGAGAGGAAGCTGGAGGACGCTTGGGCTCGTTGTGAGGCCCAGGAGAAGACAACCGAGGTACCCACCGAGCCTGGTAAATATCCCTGTGGGGAATTCTGCCCGCGGCCTCCCGAGACTCCGGTGTCCCAACTCCGTCCGCAGCTTCCCAAGACTCCGGTGTCCAGTCTCCGCCCAGAGCTTCCCGAGACTGGAGTGTCCCATCTAAGCCCGGAGCCTCCCAAGACTCCGGTGTCCAGTCTCCGCCCAGAGCCTCCTGAGACTGGAGTGTCCCACCTCCACCCGGAGCCTCCAGAGACTGGAGTGCCCCATTTTCGCCCGGGGCCTCCCATCACTCGTCGGAGATCCAGTCTCCTACGACAGCTGCTGAAACTGGATTCTGAGAGGAAGCTGGAAGACGCACGGGCTCCTTGTGAGGGCCGGGAGAAGACAACCGACGAACCCACAGAGCCTGGTAAATACCCTTGTGGGGAATTCTGCCCACGGCCTTTCGAGACTCCAGTGTCCCATCTCCGCCAGGAGCCTCCCAAGACTCCGGTGTCCAGTCTCCGCCCGGAGCCTCCGGAGACTAGAGAGTCCCATCTCCGCCTAGAGCATTCCAAGACTCGTCGGGGGTCCAGTCTCCGCTCGGAGCCTTCCGAGACTGGAGTGTCCCATCTCCGCCTAGTGCCTCCCAAGACTCGTCGGGCGTCCAGTCTCTACTTGGAGCCTTCCGAGACTGGAGTGTCCCATCTCAGCCCGGAGCTTCCCAAGACTGAAGTGTCTCATCTCCACCCAGTGCCTCCCAAGACTGGAGTGTGCCATCTCCGCCTGGAACCTCCCGACACCAGTCAGGTGTCCAATCTCCTACTATACATGCTGAAAGTGTTGGATTCTGGGAGGACGCTGAAGGACGTATGGGATCGTTGTGAGGCCCGGGTGAAGAAAACCGAGGAACCCACCGAGCCTGATAAATCCCCTTGTGGAGAACCCTGCCTGCAGCCTCCCGAGACTCAGGTGTCCCATCCCCACCCGGAACACCCCAAGACACGTCGGAGGTCCAGTCTCCACCCGCAGCCTCCCAAGACTCGTCGGACATCCAGTCTCCGCTCGGAGCCTCCCAAGACTCATCGGAGGTCCAGTCTCGGTCTGGAGCCTCCCAAGACTCGTCGAGTGTCCAGTCTCCACCCGGAGCCTCCCAAATCTCCAGAGTCCCATCAATTCTCGGAGCCTCCCAAGATTCGAGCATCCTACATAAAAGAACTGCTTCAGGAAGATACACCAAGCACCAAAGAGTGCGTTTCTGACTCTCTTCAATATAGATACACATCGGAAAAACTCCGTGAATTCTTCAAGTGGGCTGGAGACCTGGGAGCTGATGAAGAATCCATCAGGAATCTGTTTGACTTTACCCCCAAGTACAGAGCAACCCATGAGGACCAAAAggttaagaaagtaaaggagtgCTCCTCAGAGCTGAAGTACAGCATGGAGCTAGATGAAAAGGATGAGGACAAATTCTTCTCACAGGAAAAATACTGGGGCAGGAAATTCCACACGCCATCGAATTCTTATACCGCACAGCCTGTGAAGATGAAGTATGGAGCATGGTACCTCAAGCCTAAGTTGTGGAAAAAGCTAAGAAGTGATGAACCTTTGATTGACCCCAAGCTCTTACTTAAAAAGCCTGATGAACCTGACGTTCTTGACGATCTTTATGGACCAATTGCCTTTAAGGATTTCATTCTAAGCAAGGGCTATGAAATGCCTGGAATCCTTGAAAGGCTGTTTGCTAGGAAGGGATGGACTTATGACTCTGTTAAGACTCCTATTCAACGTGCAACGATATTCTACAAGTACAAAGAAATCGCAGAGGCATCGGAAGAAGATTAG